Part of the Sporosarcina sp. FSL K6-2383 genome is shown below.
CCACTCTCTCCTGAAAAACCATTAATGCCGCGATATAATTCTCCATTTAAAATGATACCTACTCCAATTCCGATTCCGGCACTTACATAGATTAAGTTGTTGCTCTTTTGTCCGGCACCAAATCGTTTTTCTCCGTAGGCACCCGCATTTGCCTCATTTTCAACCAGTATAGGATAGTCGAATTCAGCTTCGAGAATTTTTATTAAGTCTACATCTTTCCATTTTAAATTTGGTGCCAATAGAACCTTGCCTTCGTTATCAACAATTCCAGGTACACCAATTCCAATGCCTATGACACCATATCTACTTTCAGGTGTATGGCTGATAAGTGTACGAATTGTTTCTATAACTAGTTGAATTTGTTGATCTGCCGAAAGATTATTATCAACTGTTTGGCTCGCCTCATAAATAATATTACCTACTAAATCAGTAACAATCCCTAAAGTATAATTAACCCCGATGTCAACCCCGATTGAATATCCGGCTTGTTCATTAAAAAGCAGTATGACGGGCCGTCTACCTCCACTGGATTCCCCGATTCCCGATTCGTAAATAAGCTCTTCATCGATGAGTTCACTTACTAAAGAAGAAACTGTTGCTTTATTTAAGCCGGACTGTTGTGCAATTTCCGCACGTGATAAAGGAGCTAACTTAATAATGGCTTGTAGAACAATTTCTTTATTCATCTTTTTGACAATATGCTGATTCCAAGTAATTTGTCTCACTATATCGTAACCTCCACGTCTTATTAACAATTATATCTGCTAGAAATATTGTACTACAAATCATTGTTTATTGTATGGACAAACGAAGTCTGTGGTGGTAAAATTTGAATGTACAAATATTTACAACAATTCGGAAGAGGGGGAGTATTCAATTATGATGAAATGGAAGGGCTTACAATCAGTTGTTATTTTAGTGCTTATGCTATTTTTGTTGGCAGCATGTGGTCAGGATGCCGGTACGAGTCAGGAAGCTGATACAAAAGTAGATAGTGGAGATAATGCAGATGTTGGGGAAAAGTCAGAGGAGAAAATTAAAATCGGTCTTTCTGTATCAGACTTAACGCTAGAACGCTGGCAACACGATCGTGACTTTTTTGTAGAGAAAGCGGAAGAGCTTGGAGCAGAAGTAATCGTTCAGTCAGCAAATGGCGACGAGGCAAAGCAATTATCACAAATCCAGAATATGCTATCCCAAGACATTGACGTATTAGTCATCATCGCAATTAACTCAGATGCCCTTTCTACAGTTGTTGAAAAAGCAAAGAGCGAAGGCATTCCAGTACTAGCTTATGATCGTCTAGTAAATGGTTCAGACATTGATGCCTACGTATCTTTTGATAATGTACGAGTAGGTGAGATGCAGGCTGAATACTTAGTAGAGAAAGTACCCACAGGGAAATACTTCCTAATGGGTGGTTCTCCGACAGACAACAACGCTAAGATGTTTAGAGAAGGTCAAATGAATATTATCCAACCTCTTGTTGATAAAGGTGATATTACAATTGTCGGCGATCAATGGGCAAAGGGTTGGGATGCAAATGAAGCACTAAAGATTATGGAAAATGCATTAACA
Proteins encoded:
- the xylF gene encoding D-xylose ABC transporter substrate-binding protein yields the protein MMKWKGLQSVVILVLMLFLLAACGQDAGTSQEADTKVDSGDNADVGEKSEEKIKIGLSVSDLTLERWQHDRDFFVEKAEELGAEVIVQSANGDEAKQLSQIQNMLSQDIDVLVIIAINSDALSTVVEKAKSEGIPVLAYDRLVNGSDIDAYVSFDNVRVGEMQAEYLVEKVPTGKYFLMGGSPTDNNAKMFREGQMNIIQPLVDKGDITIVGDQWAKGWDANEALKIMENALTANKNDIDGIVASNDNTAGGAIQALDAQGLAGKVVISGQDADLAGVQRIAEGTQTMTVYKPIKAIAIKSAEVAVQLANGEAITSDSTVNNGKLDVPFIKLDPIKVGKENIIDTLIKDGFHSYDDVYKNVPENERPARP
- a CDS encoding ROK family transcriptional regulator, which encodes MRQITWNQHIVKKMNKEIVLQAIIKLAPLSRAEIAQQSGLNKATVSSLVSELIDEELIYESGIGESSGGRRPVILLFNEQAGYSIGVDIGVNYTLGIVTDLVGNIIYEASQTVDNNLSADQQIQLVIETIRTLISHTPESRYGVIGIGIGVPGIVDNEGKVLLAPNLKWKDVDLIKILEAEFDYPILVENEANAGAYGEKRFGAGQKSNNLIYVSAGIGIGVGIILNGELYRGINGFSGESGHMTIVKNGRTCNCGSRGCWEAYASEHALLKQAKEIDHLSEASFEQLIELAENNDKDALQIFEEIGCNMGTGITNLIKTFNPQLIIIGNRLADAEKWIIEPIITTAKQELLPFHKVDMNITFSELSSHSAALGVSAFAIEEFLKINPTE